In Trichocoleus sp., the DNA window GACTCACTGATGCTCTTATGGAGCAATGGAACCGTGGCTACCGCTTCGATGAACTTCGACTCTATGTTGATGGTTATCTTGCCGCCCTACGCCACACCAGTGCGATCGAGCCTTTCCAGATCCATCGTCTGGAGGAAGAAGTGATTCGCTATCTGTATGACCCGTCTAGTTTTCTACAGACTGAAACGCAGTCCGAACCCGATTACCGCTGAATTCCATAGAAAAGCCCTCTGGTCATTTGTCCTTGACTGGTAACCAGAGGGATGACTGAATTTTAGCGTTCAGCCTTCTAAAACTCGATTTAGGAAGCGAGAGCCACCTCGACCATCTGCTGAAGCTCACCTTTCTGGTAAAGCTCAACCATAATGTCAGAGCCGCCAACAAACTCACCGTTGATGTAGACCTGAGGAATGGTAGGCCAGCTAGAGTAATCTTTAATTCCTTGACGGATTTCAGGATCTGCCAAAATATCAAAGGTTTCAAAGGGAACGCCTAATACATTGAGGATCTGCACAACATTGTTGGAAAAGCCGCACTGAGGCATCAGCTTGTTCCCTTTCATGAAGACCATGATTTTGTTGTGCTGAACCAGCTCGTCAATTCGCTGCTTTGTTTCCGGTGTCATAGTTCTAGTTGAATGATTCTACTGAAAGCTTGTATGCTTCTATCCTAACGGCAAGTTCTACGCTGCATGACCTGAACTAATGTCCCACTGCGTTAGCACCTTTATCAGCAAGGCTTTATCAGCGGGGCGATCGGATCAGATATTCATCAGGCTTGTTCGGCCGCCCAGTCTTGAGGCGTATAGGTTTTCATGCTCAACGCATGAATTGCTTCAGACGCCATTGCTTGCTGCAACGCCCCATAAACCATTTGATGCCGCTGCACAGATCTTTTGCCTTCAAACAATGAAGAAACGACCACAACTTGATAATGATCGCCGCCTCCCGTCAAGTCTTGCACCTGCACCTGAGCATCGGGCAGACCCGCTTTAATCATCGCTTCTACCTGATTTGGGCTAACCATTGAAGTTCCTGAAACTGTGAACGATACTCAAAATATCAACCACGGTCTATTTTACTGCTGATTGCTGCCGCTGGGTTGGGGTGCTGGCTGTGGTGCGGCTGGTTGTGGTGTGGCAGAAGTTGAGCCTGCCCCAGCATTACGCGGGAAAGGAGCGGTTACAAAGCCCAACTCGTAAAGCTGCTGATAGGCGCGTTGTCCCAGGTCACGGGTGGGATTTTGGCTGCGAATAATCTGTACAAGCAGAGGGACTGCCAGTTCTGGCTGATTTTGGGCTCGATGAACCAGAGCAAGCTGGTACGTTGCCTGATCGCGCATTTGCGCTGACTGGAATGCTTGTTGTCTTTGGACATCGGCAATTCGAGGATCAATCCCTGAAAAACTTGCCGCTAAATCTTGATAGAAGTTGGACAGCTGGTTGAAGAGTTCACGGGCTTCTTGTAGCTTTTTAACCGCCACATCATAGCTTTGAGAAGAAGCAGCACTGCTCGCTTCATCCATGAGTCGCTGTCCACCGTTGATGCTGAGCAGCGTCCCATCCTGCGCCAGGGGCCGTAGATCTTCGTTGCTCGGATTCGGTTGCGTATCGTCGATCGCTGGAGTTTGCGCTCTTGCAGGAGCCGTTAGCAGCAATGCTGCCGAAGTCGAGAGAGAGGCGAGCAAGACCAACGAGACAGAACGAAAAGCTGAAAACAGTACCATGAAGTTATTTTGGGAATTTGTGCGGTAGCAAACGAATTGAATCTTAGGGAATCTTACCATTGCCGTTCTCAACCAGTTAATTTTTCTTAAAGTCTCCGAGGCTTCTCTAGCGCTATCGGGCAGTTTAAGCTAAAGCAGACGTTTGTATCAGCGCTGAAGTTCCGTGTTGCTCTCCTGCCTTCGTTTCCTGCTTTTATGACTGGCTTTTTCCCAACATTCATGCTCTCCACGGTTCTGTCTCATTCCGAGTATCCCGAATTGGAAGGTTTGATACTACAGCGAGGCGGAGAACAAATCTTACTGCAAAAGCGGGACGATCGGCTGACTGTCCGGTTCACTCCAGACACACAAGACACCAGCCGCGTCCTCAGGCAAGTGGGGGCAGAGATGGCTCGGTCAATTCCTGCTGCATCCTTGCTTGAACTACGAGTGGGTGCTAGGCGGCTAGAGCAAGCCATGCGAATTTTGCGGCGATCGCCAGAAGTGGAATTTGTGAGCCGTGTTTATCACATGCCACGGGAACCAGAAACGCCGATTTTTTTAAGCAATCAAATCACGGTTCAGTTTCAGCCAGAAATTACTGCTTATCAAATCGAGTCGATCGCGGCTGCAATGGGGCTACAGGTTGTCAAGCTGGTTGCAGGGATTCCCAAAGCCTTTGTGTTTCAGCTAACGAAACGATCGCCAGTCAACCCACTCAAAATAACCAATCGGCTGCTTCAAACTGCCGATATTCTGCTGGCAGAACCTAACATTATTTTGCCGCTGCAAGATGTCCCTCCCTGGACTCCTGCCTCAATCGATCTTCCTGAAAAAATAACGCCAGGATCGCAATCGACAATCATTGCCCTGGTTAGTGGGTCGATCAACTTAAGCCATGCTGCTTTTCAAGGAATTAGCAAAATTGTGGCTCCTTGGGCAGCAGAACCAGCGCATGAAGAACAAGGCAGTTCGGCGACATCCGCTGGATTCGAGGAAACGAGGTTATCTGAAGCGGTACTCAGTGAAATCGATCGAGTTGCGCCTGATTGTGCTTTCATGCCGCTGCAAACAGGTCACTTCCTTGATGATCAGCTAGTCGAGCAGGTTCTCGAATGGGCAATGCGTCATGGGGCAGCGGTGATTGCCTGGGAATGTGAGGCGGCTACAAATTACTATCCGCTTTCGCTACGTCAGAGAGTAGCAGTTCAGCAAGCAGCAATTCAGGGACGCAATGGCAAGGGCTGTGTAATTGTTGTTGCAGGAGCAGCGATAGCCACAAGCGATCGACTGAACGGGTTTGCAGTCCATCCAGATGTGCTGGTTGTTCCGGGTGGGCTGAGTCCTAGCGTTTCAGGGGTAGTGGCTCTTATGTTGTCTGCTAATTCCGATTTGAGTGCCCAGCAAGTCAGGCAGATCTGGCAGGCAGATTCCATTGCAGCCTCTAAACCGCTCTTGGATTCTGCATCTAACGATCGCCCTGTTTCGGTGATGAAAGCGATTCATCTAGCGCAGCAGCAAGCTCGACCTGCCCCGATCGCGACTCGCTGGCTAGAAGCTGAAAACTTAGAGCCTGTCCAAATTCCAGATAACGATCCGCAGGGGATAACCAGCAGGATTCAGATTGAAACAGCAAGCCCCATTCTTGATGTCGTGGTCACGGTTCATTTGGAGCATGAATTCATAGGCGATTTAGAGCTCTTTTTAATTTCGCCTCAAGGAGACTCTATTCTGCTGCAAAGCCGGAACCTGGGACGCTTAAATCTGCTCCGAACTGACTATTCGTTAGAAACTGTGCCTTACCTGAAAAGCCTACTGTATCGATCGGCTCAGGGCGTTTGGCAGTTACAGATTATCGATCGCGCTCCGGCTCATATGGGTGAACTGAAAGGATGGCGGCTCAGGATTGGTCTGGCAGATTAAGGTTGTCTGGCAAGATTCAGCTGAGTGACTAAATGCCGCAGTTCTGGCAGGATCAGTTTTTCCATTGCCAACCGGACAGCATTTGTAGAGCCAGGCAGTGAAAAGATGAGTGTGGAATGACAGACGCCTGCTATTGCGCGAGAAGCCATTGCGCGTGAGCCAACTTCGGCATAGCTCAACATCCGAAACAGTTCTCCAAAGCCCGGCAGCGTTTTATCCAGTAGTTGCTCGATCGCGTCATAGGTTGTATCTCTGGGTGCAATGCCTGTGCCGCCATTCAAAATAACGGCTTCAACGTCAGCGCGGTTGCTCCAGCGGTATAACAGTTCTTCAATTGCGCTTGGTTCATCTTTTAGCAGCGCATAATCCCTCACAGAATGTCCTTCTGCCTCCAGCATTTGACGAATGAGCTGCCCACTGCGATCGGTTTCTGGGTTGCGGGTATCGCTAACCGTCACGATGGCACAGCAGATAGCGATCGGTTGACTATCAGGATGGGGCATGGGAGCAGTAGGGAAGATAGAAAGGGATCAGACGGCAAGGATCAGTAGATGAGGCTTGCAATAGTGAGTTTAAGGGGAGATTGGAGAAAAAAAGGGATCAGGATGAAACAGGAGTTGCTTCGGCATTCCAGACGGCTGATCCCTCGCCCTTTATCCCTATGATTTCGAGAATCCTAGACCGTTCTCTTCAGCGTAGCGATTCATGAAGCGAAGAAAGCGCTCCCACTCTTCCGCACTTTTAATCACAAAGAGTGCTTCTAGCGCATCTGGCTGCCCATTGATAAACTTTGCTTTCACTTCTTTGGTAGATAATTCTCCTTCTTCGTCCACCATATACATGCCTGTAATGTCGTTTGTGCTGTCATTACTGAGGGCTTCAGGATTTTGAAAGTAAAAGGTTGCTGTACCATTTGTGCCATCCTTGGAGCGGGTCAGCCGCACATCAGGAATGACTGATTCAGGAATGCCGCGAGAAAATTGGATTTCAGCCATGCTGTTTTCTTATGTAATCAATCGTGAACTTAAATTACATCTTCCCATTTTTCTTGCACCAGATTCTCATTGTTGAGGGGTTGGGGATCGGGGTTCACTGCTTGAGCGATTGCAGGATGCCTTTGACGATCGCGGCGGCAAGATAGCGCTGGAACTCGACATTTCCCAGGCTGAGCGGATCACCTGCTGCAATAGGGAAGCGCAATTCGAGATACACAACCGGGAGCGATAAATGGCTGAATCGATCGAAATTGGCAGGTTTTACACCCTGATCAGGGAGATCGATTGATTGCAAAATAGCGGTATGAAGCGTTTGGGCGGCTCGTAAACTCAGCGGATCAGGACTGTGGTAGGCTGCAATTCCATTCGCTGTTGGCTGGGTAGATTGGGTTATGCCGAAATGCAAACTGACAAGCAAGTCTGCATTCGCTTGTGCTGCAATGTTCGATCGCTGCTCTAAGTCGATCGTTTCATCTGGAATGCGCGTCAGCCTGACATCAATACTTTCTATTTCTAATGAAGCCGCGACTTGCTGCGCGAGGGTGCCAATCACATCTGTTTCAGGCGATCTATTGCTGCTTTGCTCTGAATCAATCACTACGATCGGCTGTGTCTGGTTATTCGCTGGCTCTGTCTCAATTGCGGGCAATGCAGGCTGAATGAGATAGGCAGACTCGATCGGGCTAATCTGCCCCTGTAATGTCAGGGCTTGAGTGATCCAGACGGCAAGTTCTGCGCGGGTAACTGGCAACAGTGGATTGAGTCGATCAGGTTGAGCCAACCCAATCAACCGATGCTGAAGCGCGACTGCAATTGTTTGCGCCATCTGGCTTGGAATTTGAACCCGATCATCAAACACCTGGAGCAGCTCTAGCAATCCTCCCTGTAAGCCCAATCCTTGTACTAATGCTGCAATTGCGGCGATTCGCGAAACTGGCATCTCCGGGCAAAACCGCTGATCCAAGAAGCCAGTCATAAAGCCCATTCGCACTGCCTGAGCGATCGAAGCGGCTGCCCAATGGTTGGCTGCAATATCCTGAAATTCCTGATTTGGAACGCGATCTGGTAACTGAAATGCCCGAACAATCAGTGTGGCAAACTGGGCACGCGAAACCCCTCGTTCTGGCTTAAATGTCCCATCGATAAAGCTACCCATCACCCGGTTTGCTAAAACTGCCCGAATAAAAGGCAGTGCCCAATGCGCCACAACATCAGGTGGATCAGAATCCGGAGCAAAACTTGTATCCTGCGCTAATTTCTCTACGTCTTCCTTTTCTCTTGTCCTCCCCGCCTCTGTCCGACTCAGCATCCCAGACTGAATTGGCTCAATTCCCTCAAACTCGATCGCCCCACTAACTCGCAAGGGATGCAGTTGATTCCCAACTGAGATACAGGGAACCGGGCTGAGGTGACGAACATCAAAAGCGCCATTTTCTTGAAACAGGTTGCCTGCGGGAGACTGACGATCGCCCAAATCCAATCGGGCATTCGCAAAAACAGCAATTCCATCCCCCCGATTGTTGGCGATCCAGTTGTGGCGTAGCACCGGGTAAACCGAACCAGACAGGACAAGCCCCACCTTGTTTTCAATGACTTCATTATGGGCAATGAGCGGCGCAGCATAATCGCTCAAGGTGATGCCAAAACGGTTTTGCAGGAACAGATTGCGCTGGATCTCGCCTTTGGCATAGCGAGTCGAGGTGATGCCGCTGGCATGGTTCTGCTGAAAGCGACAGTTGAGAATCATTGGGCTGGCATTGCCACTGAGCAAGATTCCTTCCCGTCCACAACCAATTAACGTACAGTGCGCGATCGTCGCATTAGCGGCTTCAATCCAAATTCCAGTACCCTTTTCGCTTGGGTTGGTAATGGTGATCCCGCGTAACTGTGCAGTTTCAGTCAGCAATAGGGTTGCCTGCTGCTGTCCAAAAGTGGGGCTGTCATAGGTGCCGCTCCCAACCACCTCTATCCCTTCTCCTCGACCTGTCACCTTGCCAATGACCAGACCATCAGCGGGAATGGCGATCGGAAAGACTTCACCGCTCTCAGCATCGTATCGTCCGGGCTGGAGTCGAATGGTTGTCCTGGTTCCAGAACTGACTTGCTGAAGTGCATAGGTCAAGGTGCGGTAGGGCTGCGAGCGATCTCCCGCTCCGCGATCTTCACCGCCGATTGGGTCAACAAAATATTCTGAAACAGCCTGACTTTCTACCATAACAAGAGAGATTGAGTCTGTTGAATTTGCCGAAACAGGGCTGATATACGATCGCATATCTTCAGCGAATCGGCAGAACAGATGCCAAGGTATTTTTTCAGATGGGTTGCTCTAAGGTCTGCCCCACTGTACTGCTCGATTTCACCCTCTTGATTGATTTTTCCTCGATCGCATTGCAGAAGCTAGATCTGTAGGTATGATTGAGCCAGAGCAATTGCTAGTAGAACATAAGAGCATTGTGAGCTGGAAATCGATCGAGTCAATGTCTAAGCAAGAAAGACAGTAACCAGAACGACGGCTAATGGAGCAGGTATGGTAACGGTTGTTGTAATTCTAAATCTGCTAATTGCGTCGCTGTGTTTGTATGTTGCTTGGCAAATGTGGCATCTGCGACGAGTTTTAGTAAAGGCAACGAATGCGCTCATTGCAGCCGAGCAGAGCACTCACCAAGTTCTCAGTAGTGCACCCCGATTTGTGCTCAAGGGACAAGGCGGCGTAGCTCGAATGCGGCATCAATATCGGCAAGCTGCCCTACAGCTACAAAAGGCACAGCAAATTCTAGCACTTCTCGGTTTAGGGCAGTTTGTTTGGAAACGGTACGGGCATGTGGTTTCGCCATCGAGTAGCAGTCGCGCTCAGGTCATTCGCAAGTCTTCTCGCCAATCCAGCAAGCCCTTATCGAAAATATTTTAGCCTCCAGCACCTACTCCGTTGGGCAGGAAATTTTTTACTCTAGAGTGTAGAAGCTCCTAGGTTGGGAATTTCGTTCAGTATGAAGGATGATACACAAATGACAGAGAATCGTTCTGGAGGATCGGGTTTATTTATTGGTGGCTTACTCGTTGGGGCAGTCGTTGGAGTTGTTACGGGTGTTCTGGCTACACCTCGATCGGGACGAGAAACAAGGCAGTTTTTGAGAAAGTCTGCAGATGCACTCCCTGAACTGGCAGAAGACCTGTCTACCAGCGTCCAACTGCAAGCCGATCGGCTCTCTGAGTCAGCATTGCGGAACTGGGACGGAACACTGCATCGTCTCCGTGAAGCAATTACGGCTGGGCTTGAGGCGAGCCAACGAGAAAGACAGTTGGTTGAGAAAACAGAACCTCGATCAACGCCTGAACCTCGTTCTTCTGTCCGTGACTCAGCATGATTGTAGAGAAATCGCGTGGTTGACCCTCTGTTTTGGCTAGGACTATCAATTCTGTTGGTTGCCGTTAGTTTGACGGCAGTACTCATGGCTGCGCTTCCAGCATTTCGAGAACTGGCGCGGGCATCTCGCAGCGCTGAAAAACTATTTGACACGCTGAATCGAGAACTGCCGCCTACTCTGGAAGCCATCCGCCTCACCAGTATGGAAATTACAGAGCTAACAGATGACATCACACCGGGAGTTCAAAACACAGGGCGGGTGACGCAGCAGGTCGATCAAAGCATCAGCAGCGTCAAGACTCAGGCGAAACAAGCACAAGTTACAACAAAAAGCGTATTTGCCGGCATAAAAGCTGCTTGGAGAACGTTCAACTATCCTGAAAGCCGATCGCGCTCTAACGCTAAATTTGGAGATGCGATCGAGCAACTTCCTGCCAGCGATTTGTCTGCATTTGAGCCAGAAGCAGAGGTGGAAAGCGAGTTAGATGACCTAGCGATCGACACTGCTTTGATTGATGATCCTTATCTTGAGAGTAAGCAATTCGAGAGTGAGGCATCCTATCAGCCAAACCCACTTTCTCCCTCTCAAACTCCACGTCGGCAACTTCCACCCAATCCAGACGAAATTCAGCGAATTGAGCAACAGCGATAAACGCGCGATCGAGAAATTTACGCTGCTAGCGTTACCGATTGCAGAATCTCACCTCATTACTTCAAAGAATTGGGGAGAGGGGCGTATAACAGCAGGTGTGATTGATTGCAGTTACGCTTGATGATCGTTTCAGGTGAATGCGTTAACTGCGTTAACAAAGAGGCAGGATAAACCTTGCCCTATCTCTCCCTTTGCCTCTTACCACTGCTGAACCAGTACAACCCCTGCCCCTAACCTCTGCAACTATCGCTTTGTGACTACAGGAAGCGCTCGATCGCTCACAACAATAGGAGCACCACCATTACTGTTTCCTTCGGGTTTAGCTTCCTTTAGCAAGACTTCTCGAATCAAGCGAGCTGCAATGCGCTGACCCAGTCCGCCGATAATTTCTTGACCCATCTGCCGCACCTCCGATTTTGCTAGAAGTCTAGGGACGATTGGCAGGAGTTGAGTGGGTTCAAATCCAGGTGTATCGCGCAGCAGTTCCACGACGCGCAAAATATGCTCCATGTCATTGGACATTTGCGGCTTGGCAGGTGGCTGATCTCCGTTTAAGCCAATCCACGATCGCAGACTGTATTTCGCTTGATCGAGTGCCGTTTGCCCTAATGTGTCTACCCCTTTCACCACCTCTTGCACCAAAAACTCGCGGATAAACTCGCCTCGCTCCGAGAAGACAAACTCCACGGTTTGATCAACCACATGATTGATGTCATAGTCCTGGCTGTTTCGCGCATTCCACAACAGGTTTTCCAGACGGTTCCAGCGGAAACTACCATCCTTAAACAGCAGATCTTGAAGGGATTTCCGCAGTTGCGGAGCCGGATCGGTTAGTAGCCGCTTGGCAATGTAAGGATATGCCTTACTCAAAACCTTAAAGTTTGGATCAACACTAATGGCAATGCCTTCTAACGTCACGAGCGATCGGATGATCAGGGCATAGTAAGCTGGGACTCGGAACGGATACTCATACATGACGCGAGAAAGATCGTCTGTAATGCTCTTAAAATTCAGTTCCGCGACGCTTGCCCCCAGTGCATTCCCAAATACGCCACCCAACGCTGGAACGATCGGTGTGAGATCGGTATCGGGCGTTAAAAACTCCAAATTCACATAGTCTTGCGCTAAGCCCTCAAAATCGCGGTTGACCATATGAACAACGGCTTCAATCAGCCCATATCGCTGGTAAGGCTTAATCTCGCTCATCATGCCAAAGTCGAGATACGCAAGTTTTCCGTCTGGGGTTGCCAGCAGGTTACCAGGGTGAGGGTCAGCATGAAAGAAGCCATGTTCCAGCAATTGCCGTAGCGAACACTGGACACCTACATCAACGAGATAGCTGGCATCAATGCCCTGAGCCCGAATTTCTTGCAGCTGAGTCAACTTTGTTCCAGTAATCCACTCCATGGTTAACACGCGTCGCTGCGTGTATTGCCAATAAATCCGAGGCACATAGATATCTGGCAAATGTCCATAGAGTTGTGCGAAGCGTTCAGCATTCCGTCCTTCTTGGGTATAGTCCATCTCCTCGAAGATGCGTGCCCCAAACTCATCCATAATACTGACCAGATCGCTCCGCACCCGCTTGACATTTTTGTTTATCCACATCGCAAGCTGTCGCAGGATGTGAAGATCAAGGGTAATTAGCTGAGCTAGACCGGGACGCTGCACCTTAACCGCAACCGTTTCGCCGCTCTTGAGCTTTCCTTTGTAAACCTGTCCCAGCGATGCTGCTGCTAATGGCTTTGCAGAGAGTTCGGCGTAGACATTTTCCGGTCGATCGCCCAATTCTTCCTCAATAAACTGAAAGGCAATCTCATTCGGAAATGCTGGCAGCTGATCTTGAAGCTGCGATAGTTCTTCCAGATAAATCGGCGGAACCAAGTCAGGACGAGTCGAGAGTGCTTGCCCCACTTTGATATACGCCGGACCCAGCCTCGTCAAAATATCTTTGAGCTGTGCGGCTCGCCGCGGCTGATTTCCCTCTACCTGTCCGGTTTGCCGATCCCACATTAAAGCTGCGACGAAGACAAAGAATGACCAAAAAATCTTCAGCAGCCGTCCCCAAACCGTAAAGAAGCGATAGCGATAGGCTTTGGCGATCGCCTCTGGGTTGTATCGCAGCGCCTCAGTTTCGTTTGTCTGGACAGACTTGAGATGTTCATGAGGTGTGGGATGGGGTTCGCTTTCCACGACTGTTCCTTGAATTAGGTTTTCGTCATGGGCGGAAGGAAGGGTTTGCATTTCGGTGGCTGAGGTATTGAGTAAGTTGAGCCTAACAAGAGCAGAACGGTGGGGCGTCCATCAAGCGGGCGACTTTTATTCACCCGAAAGCAGACTCTTATGTAAAGCA includes these proteins:
- a CDS encoding YtxH domain-containing protein yields the protein MTENRSGGSGLFIGGLLVGAVVGVVTGVLATPRSGRETRQFLRKSADALPELAEDLSTSVQLQADRLSESALRNWDGTLHRLREAITAGLEASQRERQLVEKTEPRSTPEPRSSVRDSA
- a CDS encoding proprotein convertase P-domain-containing protein, whose translation is MLSTVLSHSEYPELEGLILQRGGEQILLQKRDDRLTVRFTPDTQDTSRVLRQVGAEMARSIPAASLLELRVGARRLEQAMRILRRSPEVEFVSRVYHMPREPETPIFLSNQITVQFQPEITAYQIESIAAAMGLQVVKLVAGIPKAFVFQLTKRSPVNPLKITNRLLQTADILLAEPNIILPLQDVPPWTPASIDLPEKITPGSQSTIIALVSGSINLSHAAFQGISKIVAPWAAEPAHEEQGSSATSAGFEETRLSEAVLSEIDRVAPDCAFMPLQTGHFLDDQLVEQVLEWAMRHGAAVIAWECEAATNYYPLSLRQRVAVQQAAIQGRNGKGCVIVVAGAAIATSDRLNGFAVHPDVLVVPGGLSPSVSGVVALMLSANSDLSAQQVRQIWQADSIAASKPLLDSASNDRPVSVMKAIHLAQQQARPAPIATRWLEAENLEPVQIPDNDPQGITSRIQIETASPILDVVVTVHLEHEFIGDLELFLISPQGDSILLQSRNLGRLNLLRTDYSLETVPYLKSLLYRSAQGVWQLQIIDRAPAHMGELKGWRLRIGLAD
- a CDS encoding DUF948 domain-containing protein, whose translation is MVDPLFWLGLSILLVAVSLTAVLMAALPAFRELARASRSAEKLFDTLNRELPPTLEAIRLTSMEITELTDDITPGVQNTGRVTQQVDQSISSVKTQAKQAQVTTKSVFAGIKAAWRTFNYPESRSRSNAKFGDAIEQLPASDLSAFEPEAEVESELDDLAIDTALIDDPYLESKQFESEASYQPNPLSPSQTPRRQLPPNPDEIQRIEQQR
- a CDS encoding AarF/ABC1/UbiB kinase family protein translates to MQTLPSAHDENLIQGTVVESEPHPTPHEHLKSVQTNETEALRYNPEAIAKAYRYRFFTVWGRLLKIFWSFFVFVAALMWDRQTGQVEGNQPRRAAQLKDILTRLGPAYIKVGQALSTRPDLVPPIYLEELSQLQDQLPAFPNEIAFQFIEEELGDRPENVYAELSAKPLAAASLGQVYKGKLKSGETVAVKVQRPGLAQLITLDLHILRQLAMWINKNVKRVRSDLVSIMDEFGARIFEEMDYTQEGRNAERFAQLYGHLPDIYVPRIYWQYTQRRVLTMEWITGTKLTQLQEIRAQGIDASYLVDVGVQCSLRQLLEHGFFHADPHPGNLLATPDGKLAYLDFGMMSEIKPYQRYGLIEAVVHMVNRDFEGLAQDYVNLEFLTPDTDLTPIVPALGGVFGNALGASVAELNFKSITDDLSRVMYEYPFRVPAYYALIIRSLVTLEGIAISVDPNFKVLSKAYPYIAKRLLTDPAPQLRKSLQDLLFKDGSFRWNRLENLLWNARNSQDYDINHVVDQTVEFVFSERGEFIREFLVQEVVKGVDTLGQTALDQAKYSLRSWIGLNGDQPPAKPQMSNDMEHILRVVELLRDTPGFEPTQLLPIVPRLLAKSEVRQMGQEIIGGLGQRIAARLIREVLLKEAKPEGNSNGGAPIVVSDRALPVVTKR
- a CDS encoding MogA/MoaB family molybdenum cofactor biosynthesis protein; translation: MPHPDSQPIAICCAIVTVSDTRNPETDRSGQLIRQMLEAEGHSVRDYALLKDEPSAIEELLYRWSNRADVEAVILNGGTGIAPRDTTYDAIEQLLDKTLPGFGELFRMLSYAEVGSRAMASRAIAGVCHSTLIFSLPGSTNAVRLAMEKLILPELRHLVTQLNLARQP
- a CDS encoding BolA family transcriptional regulator, producing the protein MVSPNQVEAMIKAGLPDAQVQVQDLTGGGDHYQVVVVSSLFEGKRSVQRHQMVYGALQQAMASEAIHALSMKTYTPQDWAAEQA
- the psb28 gene encoding photosystem II reaction center protein Psb28 is translated as MAEIQFSRGIPESVIPDVRLTRSKDGTNGTATFYFQNPEALSNDSTNDITGMYMVDEEGELSTKEVKAKFINGQPDALEALFVIKSAEEWERFLRFMNRYAEENGLGFSKS
- a CDS encoding DUF6761 family protein; the encoded protein is MLQDTQTIRYYQRLTDALMEQWNRGYRFDELRLYVDGYLAALRHTSAIEPFQIHRLEEEVIRYLYDPSSFLQTETQSEPDYR
- a CDS encoding DUF1565 domain-containing protein, yielding MVESQAVSEYFVDPIGGEDRGAGDRSQPYRTLTYALQQVSSGTRTTIRLQPGRYDAESGEVFPIAIPADGLVIGKVTGRGEGIEVVGSGTYDSPTFGQQQATLLLTETAQLRGITITNPSEKGTGIWIEAANATIAHCTLIGCGREGILLSGNASPMILNCRFQQNHASGITSTRYAKGEIQRNLFLQNRFGITLSDYAAPLIAHNEVIENKVGLVLSGSVYPVLRHNWIANNRGDGIAVFANARLDLGDRQSPAGNLFQENGAFDVRHLSPVPCISVGNQLHPLRVSGAIEFEGIEPIQSGMLSRTEAGRTREKEDVEKLAQDTSFAPDSDPPDVVAHWALPFIRAVLANRVMGSFIDGTFKPERGVSRAQFATLIVRAFQLPDRVPNQEFQDIAANHWAAASIAQAVRMGFMTGFLDQRFCPEMPVSRIAAIAALVQGLGLQGGLLELLQVFDDRVQIPSQMAQTIAVALQHRLIGLAQPDRLNPLLPVTRAELAVWITQALTLQGQISPIESAYLIQPALPAIETEPANNQTQPIVVIDSEQSSNRSPETDVIGTLAQQVAASLEIESIDVRLTRIPDETIDLEQRSNIAAQANADLLVSLHFGITQSTQPTANGIAAYHSPDPLSLRAAQTLHTAILQSIDLPDQGVKPANFDRFSHLSLPVVYLELRFPIAAGDPLSLGNVEFQRYLAAAIVKGILQSLKQ
- the grxD gene encoding Grx4 family monothiol glutaredoxin; its protein translation is MTPETKQRIDELVQHNKIMVFMKGNKLMPQCGFSNNVVQILNVLGVPFETFDILADPEIRQGIKDYSSWPTIPQVYINGEFVGGSDIMVELYQKGELQQMVEVALAS